The Procambarus clarkii isolate CNS0578487 chromosome 56, FALCON_Pclarkii_2.0, whole genome shotgun sequence genome includes a region encoding these proteins:
- the LOC123747890 gene encoding carbohydrate sulfotransferase 10, whose product MVFPGIIRRVNKTLPALLQTIVIICLLHFLTQGILTKINKKFHLSRYSHSDATTQRSMGRASTRIGGGFSRRPRPARGRSSSTSTTTTTTTTTTTPLPPPPDDVMEQEHQRRLETLHTACARWNLGLWSSNKSTNISADVMATLATMPKSPLYQALLVSEKHHLAVCPAARNGIQWLARRLLRLTGRFEEHQLHRLHEPPAAIARHNFPYLSSWEKYPIVLAKSLTILMARHPFDRLLASYRHILEDPEKNPHGYLHYGRRIVRTYRQAPGHGKGPTFEEFVRFLLAHDTHHLEDAWQPTMRRCTPCHIGYNMVTKYETLWNDVQWAWKRAGFGTLNTTDYVVYTLTPEIRRQYFSELTLTQVLELFKKYKMDFQLYGYTLEEHMAYAKPGEEAIDPALLVDIPRVSPYHLQDVQEQSQEQALLKVDHENTGREQVPYPEPDSSNTGLALTGERHAAVEVSNDIEPPKDNWQFQNGARAS is encoded by the exons ATGGTGTTCCCAGGCATCATAAGGAGAGTAAACAAGACGCTGCCAGCCCTTCTCCAGACAATAGTCATAATCTGCCTCCTTCACTTCCTGACtcag GGCATTCTCACCAAAattaataagaagtttcacctgaGTCGGTACAGTCACTCAGACGCCACCACCCAGCGGTCGATGGGTCGAGCTTCAACACGCATTGGTGGAGGCTTCAGCCGGCGTCCTCGACCCGCACGCGGGCGcagctcctccacctccaccacaaccaccaccaccaccaccacaaccaccccattGCCGCCACCACCTGACGACGTCATGGAGCAGGAACATCAACGACGCCTCGAGACGCTGCACACAGCTTGTGCCAG GTGGAACTTGGGACTGTGGTCAAGTAACAAGAGCACAAATATAAGCGCTGATGTCATGGCTACGCTGGCCACTATGCCAAAGTCGCCTCTATACCAAGCACTATTGGTATCAGAGAAACATCATCTAGCTGTGTGTCCGGCAGCCCGGAATGGGATCCAGTGGCTTGCACGGCGTCTTCTTCGGCTTACAGGCAGGTTCGAGGAACACCAGTTACACAGACTTCATGAGCCTCCAGCTGCTATCGCCAGACACAATTTTCCATATTTAAGCTCGTGGGAAAAGTATCCAATTGTGCTGGCAAAATCTTTGACAATCTTAATGGCCCGCCATCCTTTTGATCGCCTTCTAGCCTCTTACCGCCATATATTAGAGGACCCAGAGAAAAATCCTCACGGATATTTGCACTACGGACGCCGTATTGTTCGAACCTACCGTCAGGCACCAGGCCACGGCAAAGGGCCAACCTTTGAGGAATTTGTCAGGTTTTTATTGGCACACGACACACACCACCTGGAAGACGCATGGCAGCCCACGATGCGCCGCTGTACACCTTGCCATATAGGATACAACATGGTCACTAAATACGAGACCCTCTGGAATGATGTACAGTGGGCGTGGAAAAGAGCTGGTTTTGGGACACTCAACACCACTGACTACGTTGTCTACACCCTCACTCCAGAGATACGGAGGCAATACTTCTCAGAACTCACTTTAACACAGGTTTTAGAGTTGTTCAAAAAATACAAAATGGACTTTCAGCTTTATGGCTATACATTGGAGGAGCATATGGCCTATGCTAAACCTGGAGAAGAGGCAATAGACCCCGCCCTTTTGGTCGATATTCCTCGAGTAAGCccttaccacctacaggatgtgcAGGAGCAGTCACAGGAGCAAGCACTACTGAAGGTAGATCACGAGAATACAGGAAGGGAACAAGTACCATACCCAGAACCAGACAGCTCTAACACGGGTCTCGCCTTAACGGGTGAAAGGCACGCAGCTGTTGAGGTCAGCAATGATATAGAACCTCCCAAGGACAATTGGCAATTCCAAAATGGGGCAAGAGCCAGTTAA